One Athene noctua chromosome 28, bAthNoc1.hap1.1, whole genome shotgun sequence DNA window includes the following coding sequences:
- the ZNF703 gene encoding zinc finger protein 703, whose amino-acid sequence MSGAPGGPRPRTPPSRGAAGAPSPRPPPADPLRQASRLPIRVLKMLSAHGGHLLHPEYLQPLSSTPVSPIELDAKKSPLALLAQTCSQIGKPDPPPSSKLNAVAAAGLPAAEKEPAARPAALKPPGSGDAPPEDKSSFKPYSKGGGEPRKEGGADKAGFRVPSAACPPFPPHAAASPGGSRGASPQHADPKGAEEKKEPEAGKPSPEGTGGGLGRGVAEPGAHGEPPSGRKSEPPALPPAGHVAPVSPYKPGHSVFPLPPSSIGYHGSIVGAYAGYPSQFVPGLDPTKPGLVGSQLPGALGLPGKPPSSSPLTGASPPSFMQGLCRDPYCLGYHSASHLGSSNCSSCVHDPGSLKSGYPLVYPTHPLHSVHTTLSSSGTPSLPGHPLYTYGFMLQNDPLPHICNWVSASGPCDKRFATSEELLTHLRTHTALPGAEKLLAGYPTSGLGSAASCHLHLPPAAPGSPNTLPASLSLRSPHTLGLNRYHPYGKSHLPTAGALPVPSLPAAGPYYSPYALYGQRLTSASALGYQ is encoded by the exons aTGAGCGGTGCCCCCGGCGGGCCCCGGCCGAGGACCCCGCCGAGCCGCGGAGCCGCGGGCGCCCCGtcgccccggccgccccccgccgacCCGCTGCGCCAGGCCAGCCGGCTGCCCATCCGCGTCCTGAAGATGCTCAGCGCCCACGGCGGCCACCTCCTGCACCCCGAGTACCTCCAGCCGCTCTCCTCCACGCCCGTCAGCCCCATCGAG CTGGACGCCAAGAAGAGCCCGCTGGCGCTGCTGGCCCAGACCTGCTCGCAGATCGGGAAACCGGACCCGCCGCCCTCCTCCAAGCTGAACGCCGTGGCCGCCgccgggctgcccgccgccgagAAGgagcccgccgcccgccccgccgccctcaaGCCCCCGGGCAGCGGGGACGCGCCCCCCGAGGACAAGTCCAGCTTCAAGCCCTACTCGaagggcggcggggagccgcgCAAGGAGGGCGGCGCGGACAAGGCCGGCTTTCGGGTGCCCAGCGCCGCTTGCCCGCCGTTCCCCCCGCACGCCGCCGCCTCGCCCGGCGGCTCCCGCGGCGCCTCGCCCCAGCACGCCGACCCCAAGGGCGCCGAGGAGAAGAAGGAGCCCGAGGCGggcaagcccagccccgagggcacGGGCGGGGGGCTGGGGCGCGGGGTGGCGGAGCCCGGGGCGCACGGCGAGCCCCCCTCGGGCCGCAAATcggagccccccgccctgccgccCGCCGGCCATGTGGCCCCCGTCTCGCCCTACAAGCCGGGCCACTCCGTCTTCCCGCTGCCGCCCTCCAGCATCGGCTACCACGGCTCCATCGTGGGCGCCTACGCCGGGTACCCGTCCCAGTTCGTGCCCGGGCTGGACCCCACCAAGCCGGGCCTGGTGGGCAGCCAGCTGCCGGGGGCCCTGGGGCTGCCGGGCAAGCCGCCCAGCTCCAGCCCGCTCACCGGGGCCTCGCCGCCCTCCTTCATGCAGGGATTATGCCGGGACCCGTATTGCCTGGGCTACCACAGCGCCTCGCACCTGGGCTCCAGCAACTGCTCCAGCTGCGTGCACGACCCCGGCAGCCTGAAGAGCGGATACCCCCTGGTGTACCCCACGCACCCCCTGCACTCGGTGCACACCACGCTCTCCTCCAGCGGCACCCCCAGCCTGCCCGGCCACCCCCTCTACACCTACGGCTTCATGCTGCAGAACGACCCCCTGCCCCACATATGCAACTGGGTGTCTGCCAGCGGACCCTGCGACAAGAGGTTTGCCACCTCGGAGGAGCTGCTCACCCACCTACGGACCCACACAGCCCTGCCGGGGGCGGAGAAACTCTTGGCGGGTTACCCTACCTCCGGGCTGGGCTCCGCGGCCTCCTGCCACCTCcacctcccgcccgccgcccccgggagcCCCAACACGTTACCGGCCTCGCTCTCCTTGAGGAGCCCACACACTTTGGGACTAAACAGGTACCACCCCTACGGCAAGAGCCACTTGCCCACGGCCGGCGCGCTGCCGGTGCCCTCCTTGCCGGCCGCCGGACCTTACTACTCTCCGTACGCGCTCTACGGCCAAAGACTAACTTCAGCTTCCGCACTGGGATATCAGTAA